The Thermodesulfobacteriota bacterium genome includes the window GACGTCCCCGCAGGAGCGGGCGCGCGCCGTCCGGGCCATGTTCTCGGCCATCGCCCCCACCTACGACCGGCTCAACCGGCTCCTGAGCTTCGGGGTGGACGAGGCGTGGCGCCGGGCCCTGGCCAACCGCCTTCCCCCGGGGGCACCCCACGTCCTCGACGTGGCCTGCGGCACCGGCGACGTGACCCTGGCAGCCCTTCGGGCCCGCCCCGGCGCGAAGGTTCGGGGCGCGGA containing:
- a CDS encoding class I SAM-dependent methyltransferase produces the protein MCPDTEASTEPSCRPPPGAGPSPAGGGRDADPTSPQERARAVRAMFSAIAPTYDRLNRLLSFGVDEAWRRALANRLPPGAPHVLDVACGTGDVTLAALRARPGAKVRGA